The sequence GGCAACAACGTGTTCGTGTCGCAACGGGGTTAAGTTGCTGGCAGATAATGTTGCATTTACTGGTCGTGGCCGTACTGGTGATGGGCTGGATGAGCGGCACGCTGGTGCGTGTTGGCCTGGGGCTATGCGTCCTCTATGGCGTCACCGTGCTGTCGATGCTGTTCTTACAGCGCCACCATGAAGCGCGCTGGCGCGAGGTGGGTGATGTGCTCGAAGAGCTCACCACCACCTGGTACTTTGGTGCCGCGATGATTGTGCTTTGGCTGCTGTCACGCGTGCTGCAAAACAACCTGCTGCTGGCCCTGGCGGGTCTCGCAATCCTTGCAGGGCCTGCGGTGGTCTCATTGCTCACCAAAGAGAAAAAGCTACGCAATGTTGCGTCTAAACATCGCGTACGCCACTGACCCCGTCGTGGCCGCTATGACCAGTAGCGGCCACAAACTCCCCCAGACAATATCCAGACTCGCATCCTTCAGATAGATCTGCTTGGTAATGTCCGTGAAGTGGCGTATCGGGTTTATCCATGTGATGTCCTGCAGCCACACCGGCATGTTCTCGACAGGGGAAACGTACCCGGAGAGCAAAATCGCTGGCATCATAAAGACAAACACGCCGATAAACGCCTGCTGCTGCGTCGAGCACAGCGCCGAAATTAACAGCCCAAACCCCACCAGCGACAGCCCGTAAATCACCATCGTGAAGTAAAACAGCGCCAGCGAACCGGCAAACGGGATTTGATAGGCCCAAATTCCCACGCCCAGCACGATAGTGGCCTGAAATGTCGCGACAATCAGCGCCGGCACCGCTTTGCCAACAAAGATTTGCCAGGTCGCGAGCGGGGAAACCAGCAGCTGATCCAGCGTACCTTGCTCCCGCTCGCGGGCGACGGACAGGGAGGTGACGATCATCACCCCGATGGTGGTGATCATGGCGATCAGCGACGGCACCACAAACCATTTGTAGTCCAGATTCGGGTTGTACCAGTTACGCACCACCAGCTCGCTGTTGTTGGGCTTTGGTTTGCCGTCCATCAGCTCCTGCTGATAATTCTTCACCACCTGCTGCAGATAGTTGGCCGCAATCTGGGCGCTGTTAGAGTTGCGCCCGTCGAGGATAAGCTGCATCGGCGCGGTCTGGAAGGTATCCAGGTTACGGGAAAAATCTGCCGGGAAGCGCACCAGCAGCAGGGCTTTTTGCGTATCGATGGTCGGCTGGATTTCCTGCGGGCTTTTCAGCAGCAGGATATGGGTAAACGCTTTTGCACGGGCAAAGCGCTGCGTCAGCTCGACGGAATGTTTACCGTTGTCTTCGTTGTAAATGGCGATGGTGGCGTTGGTCACCTCAAGCGTCGCGGCAAAGGGGAACAGCAACACCTGGATCAGCACCGGCAAAACCAGAATGGCGCGGGTTTGCGGCTCGCGCAGCAGGGATTGCAGCTCTTTTCGTATTAACGTCCATAGTCGGTGAAACATGTTCGCTCCTTAATCCAGACGCCGTTTGGTTTTCAACCACGTCAATCCGATAAACATCACCGCTGACGCCATTAAAAACAGCGTGTTGATAATCAGCACCACCGGAATATTCCCCGCCAGGAACAGGCTTTGCAGCGTGCTCACGAAATAACGCGCCGGAATGATGTAGGTCACGGCGCGGATCACCGCTGGCATACTGTCTATCTGGAAAATAAACCCGGACAGCATAATCGACGGTAAAAAGGCGGCGTTGAGCGCCACCTGCGCGGCGTTAAACTGGTTGCGGGTGATGGTGGAGATGAGCAGCCCCATCCCCAGCGTGCTGAGTAAAAACAGGCTGGTGATAAAAAACAGCACCACCAGCGAGCCGCGGTACGGCACGCCGAGGATAAAGACGGCGACAAGCATGCAGAGCAGCATCGCCAGCATGCCGAGGAAATAGTAGGGGATGAGCTTGCACAGCAGCAGCTCGACGCGCGTCACTTCTGTGGAGAGCAGCGCCTCCATGGTGCCACGCTCCCACTCGCGGGCGATCACCAGCGAGGTCAGGATCGCGCCAATCACCGTCATGATAATCGTCACCGCGCCCGGAATGATAAAGTGCTGGCTGATAGCGGCAGGGTTAAACCAGTAGCGTGTTTGCACGTCGATGAGCGGTTCAAACGTCTCCCCCCGGTCTTCGGCACGCTGCATCTGCCATAGCTGCCAGATCCCCTCCACGTAGCCCTGAACGAAGTTCGCAGTGTTCGGTTCGCTGCCGTCGGTAATCACCTGGATCGGCGCGTCGGCATTCGCCCGCGCCATATTGGCGGCGAAATCCACCGGGATGACCACCAGCCCGCGAATTTTCCCGGCCTGCATCTTCTGGATCAGCGCCTGCCGGTTATCGCTGATGGTGGCGTCAATGTACGGCGAGCCGGTCATGGCGTGGGTGAAGTCCAGCGCCTCTTCGCTCTGCTGCTCCAGCAAAATGCCGACCCGCAGCTTGCTGGAGTCGAGGTTGATGCCGTAGCCAAAGATGAACAGCAGCAGCAGGGGGATCACCACCGCAATCAGCCAGCTACTCGGGTCACGCACGATCTGCCGCGTCTCTTTTATGCATAACGCGCGCACCCGGCGCCAGGAAAGGGCGTTACTGCGCATGGGCATTCTCCTTATCCCAGTCGTGGATGAGGGTGATAAACGCCTGCTCCATGGTCGGGTCTGGCACGGCATCGTCGGCGGCCTGGTTTTTCAGGTCGTCCGGGGTGCCGTGGGCAATCAGCTTGCCGCGATAGACCAGCCCGATGCGGTCGCAGTATTCCGCCTCATCCATAAAGTGGGTGGTCACCATCACCGTCACCCCTTTCTCCACCATGCTGTTGATATGCAGCCAGAACTCGCGGCGGGTGAGGGGATCCACCCCGGAGGTCGGCTCATCGAGGAAAAGAATATCGGGCTCGTGCATCAGCGAGCAGGCCAGCGCGAGGCGCTGCTTAAAGCCGAGGGGCAGTTCGTCGGTGGCGTGGGAGGCAATATTCGTTAACCCGAAGGCATCGCTCATGCGGCGGATTTTCTCGTTCTGCGCGCGCCCGCGCAGGCCGTACACGCCGGAGAAAAAGCGCAGATTCTGCTCGACGGTCAGGTTGCCATACAACGAGAATTTCTGTGCCATATAGCCCAGATGCTGGCGCGCCTTGCCGGAGCTGACTTTGAGATCCATATCCAGCACCAGCGCCTTGCCGGACGTCGGCACCAGCAGGCCACACATCATTTTAAAGGTGGTGGATTTCCCCGCGCCGTTCGGCCCGAGCAGGCCAAAAATCTCGCCGCGTTTTACCGCAAAGTTGACGTTATCGGTGGCGGCGAAATCGCCGAACTTTTTGGTCAGGGATTTGGCTTCAATCACCGTCTCGCCCGGCGTACCTTCAACCGTGTGGAGGATCGCGCCGAGAGGCGATTCCGATGTCCCCGCACCGCCCAGCAGGTCGATAAACGCATCTTCAAAGCGCGGCGCCGTCTCTGCCATTTCAATTTCAGGCATGCCAGGCGCGCGGCGAATATCCTCGACGGTGGCCTCCTTTTTGAGGATTACGCGCACGGACCGACCCTGAATCATCCCGTCGCTCACCTGCGGCAGTTTCAGCACTCGCTGCAGCAGCCTGCGGTTGGACTCCTGCGGGCTGTGGAGGAGGAAACTGCGTCCGGCCATGCTCTGCGTCAACGTCGTTGGCTCGCCTTGATAAAGCAGCTCGCCTTCGTTCATCAGCAGCACGTCCCGGCACTGTTCCGCTTCGTCGAGGTAGGAGGTGCTCCAGAGGATCAGCATCCCGTCGCCTGCCAGCTCGTGCACCATCTGCCACAGCTCACGGCGGGAGATGGGGTCCACGCCGACGCCGGGCTCGTCCAGCAGCAGGACCTTTGGTTCGCCGACGAGCGTACAGGCCAGCCCCAGCTTTTGCTTCATCCCGCCGGAGAGCTTGCCCGCCAGCCGGTCGGTGAACGGGCCGAGGGAGGTGAACTCAAGCAGGCGGGCGAAGGTTTTCTGCCGGGTTTCGCCGGTCACGCTGCGCAGGTCGGCATACAGGTTCAGGTTTTCCATCACCGTCAGATCTTCATACAGACCAAACTTCTGCGGCATATAGCCGAGCATGGCGTGGAGCGCGCCGTCGTCTTTGATGGGGTCAAGGCCAAGCACGCTGGCTGTGCCTTCATCCGGCTTTAGCAAACCGGCCAGCATCCGCATCAGCGTGGTTTTGCCTGCGCCGTCCGGGCCGACCAGGCCGGTCACATAGCCTTTCTGAATGGTGCAGTTCAGCGGGGCGACCGCCGGTTTGTCCATCCCTGCGAAGCGTTTGACCAGATTGTTGAGCTGGATAACCGCGTCATTCATGTCGTTCCCCGTTGTTCACTTTTACGGTAACGGGCATGCCCTGACGCAGCGCGTCGTCCGCATCGGTGACGATGATGCGCAGACGGTACACCAGGTCGGTACGCAGGTCCGGCGTTTCAACGGTTTTCGGGGTGAATTCGGCGGTGGGGGAGACAAAGCCGACTTTGCCGTGATACGGCTTATCCGGACGACCATCGGTATAGAGCAGCAGCTCGCGGCCCGGCTGCATCTGGCCGAGATTTGGCTCGTCAATGTAGGCGCGCACCCAGACCGGGCGGGTCAGGGAGAGCGTTAATACGGTGCTGCCCGCGCTGAGCATGCTGCCCGGCTCCACGGCACGGGTCATCAGCGTACCGTCAGACGGGGCGATGAGGGTTGTATCATGCAGATCCAGCTCTGCCTGGGCCAGCTGCGCCTGCGCCTGTTCAAGGCTGGCTTTGGCCTGGGCAATGTCCTGCGGGCGGTTACCGGTGGTGTACTGGCTTAATTTATCCTGCGCGGATTTCAGCGTCGCCTGCGCCTGGTCGCGGGATGAACGCGCATTCTCCAGATCGTTGGCTGAAATGGTGCGGCTTTTCCACAGCCCCTGCTGACGGTTATAGAAATTCTGCGCGTAGTCGTAGGCAGCTTTCGCCTGCTTAACGGCAGCGGCGGCCTGGGCGATCTCTTCGTCACGATAACCCGCCAGCATCAGGTCATATTGCGCCTGGGCAACGGAAACGCCGGCTTTGGCCTGCATCAGGGCGTTCTCGTAGGGGGCTTTATCCAGCATGCCCAGCGTCTGCCCGCGTTTAATGGCATCGCCTTCGTCAACGCTCAGCGAGGCGAGACGGCCACCCACGCGGAAGCTCATATTCACGGTACGAATATCCACATTACCGTACAGCGTCAGGCCCCGGTCCTGATGGCTCTGATACCACAGCCAGCCACCGACGCCCGCGGCAAGCAAAACAACAACCACCAGAATGATGGCGACAGGTTTTTTCATGACTTCAGGCTCCTTTGCGTTAAGCCTTGCAGGATCAGATCGAGATGACAGGTGATGACCTGGCTAATCTGCGCGGCTTTATCCTCATCGAATTGTGTCCAGCCGGTGCGTAACAGGATGGTTTCCCGCCCCAGACGAAAGGCAAGGATTTCACCCAGCAGGGCATGGGTATGCAAAATGGTCACGGTATCGCTGGCGTCCCGCCCAGTATAGGCGGCGATCAGGTGGGTCAGGTGGGTATGCATCGGAGCAATGACCTGATCGTGTACCAGCTGATAGGCAGTTGTAGGGGAGAGCTGCTCGCGGGAGATAAACTTACTCAGGTTGAGCGTATCGTCGTGCGTCAGCAGGCGGATCATATTATGGCAGGCATTCAGGATAAGCCGCCGGATAGCGTCACGATCCGGCGTCGGCTGGCTCAACAGCTCGCTGGCTTCTTCAACGTGCGGACGAAAATGTGTGCCGATAAAATCGGCAATCCACTGGGCGCAGGCGAGGTACAAATCCTCTTTTGAGCCAAAATAGTAGGTGATCGCCGCAATGTTTTGCCCGGCCTGGGCGGCGATATCTCGCGTGGTCGCGTGCAGGCCATACTCGCCAAACTGCGCCAGCGCGGCAGCAATCAGCTGGCTTTTGGCCTGTTCACCTTTGGTTGTCGTTGGGGTCGTATTCATGGCGGCATTAAAAATCAATCAATCGATTGATTAAAAATAGCCCCGAATTGCTGAACCGTCGAGCGTTCGTGCTGGGATATTTTATGCGCCACGTCACAAAAGCTGCTACACTCCGCACCTTCACGACATTGTGGTTTTTGTCCTTCCCCTTTTCGTTATATCTCCCTGAAAACTACACCTGTGATGGTCGGGGCGGTTCGGAGTTTTTATGTCTTTTGATTCCCTTGGCCTGAACCCGGAAATTCTGCGTGCCATCGCAGAGCAGGGCTACGTTGAGCCAACCCCCATCCAGCAGCAGGCGATCCCCGCCGTTCTTCAGGGGCGTGACCTGATGGCCAGCGCCCAGACCGGCACCGGTAAAACCGCGGGCTTTACGCTGCCGCTGTTAGAGCTGCTGGTAAAAAACCAGCCGCACGCCAAAGGCCGTCGTCCGGTTCGTGCGCTGATCCTGACCCCAACCCGTGAGCTGGCGGCGCAGATTGGTGAGAATGTGCGTGACTACAGCCGCTATCTCAACATTCGCTCGCTGGTCGTTTTCGGTGGCGTCAGCATTAACCCACAGATGATGAAGCTGCGCGGCGGCGTGGACGTGCTGGTGGCAACGCCGGGCCGTCTGCTGGATCTCGAACACCAGAACGCGGTGAAGCTCGATCAGATTGAAATTCTGGTGCTGGACGAAGCCGACCGCATGCTCGACATGGGCTTTATCCACGACATCCGTCGCGTGCTGGCCAAGCTGCCTGCGCGTCGTCAGAACCTGCTGTTCTCTGCCACCTTCTCCGACGAGATCAAGGCGCTGGCAGAAAAGCTGCTGCATAACCCGCTGGAAGTGGAAGTGGCGCGTCGCAACACCGCCTCTGAGCAGGTGACACAGCACGTTCACTTTGTTGATAAAAAGCGTAAGCGGGAGCTGCTCTCCCAGATGATCGGCCAGGGTAACTGGCAGCAGGTGCTGGTCTTTACCCGCACCAAGCACGGTGCGAACCACCTGGCGGAACAGCTCAATAAAGACGGTATCCGCAGTGCCGCCATCCACGGTAACAAGAGCCAGGGTGCGCGTACCCGTGCGCTGGCGGACTTCAAATCTGGCGACATCCGCGTGCTGGTGGCAACCGACATCGCCGCGCGTGGTCTGGACATTGAAGAGCTGCCGCACGTAGTAAACTACGAGCTGCCAAACGTCCCGGAAGATTACGTTCACCGTATCGGTCGTACCGGCCGCGCGGCGGCAACCGGTGAAGCGCTGTCACTGGTCTGCGTCGATGAACACAAGCTGCTGCGCGACATCGAACGTCTGCTGAAGAAAGAGATCCCACGCATCGAAACCCCGGGCTACGAAGTGGATCCGTCCATCAAGGCGGAGCCGATTCAGAACGGTCGCCAGGGCGGCGGTGGTCGCGGTCAGCAGCCGCGTCGTGCTGAAGGCGGCGCGCCGAAATCATCCGGCAAACCCCCGCGTCGCAACAACGACAGCAAACCGGCCGGTGAAAGTCCGTGGCGCAGCGGTGAAGGGAAACCGGCAGGGGAAGGGCAGCGTCGACGCCGCCCGCGTAAACCTGCTAACCCGCAGTAATCTGGAAGCCCGGTCGTAAAGCCGGGCTTTTCTTTTTGCGGCAGCGAAGAGAAAGTGCCACAATAGTGGCTGTTTATACAGTATTTCAGGTTTTTCGATGGCTTTAACCGCGGCGCTGAAAGCGCAAATTGGCGCATGGTACAAGGCGCTACAACAGCAGATCCCCGACTTTATCCCCCGAGCGCCGCAGCGGCAGATGATTGCTGACGTGGCAAAAACGCTTGCCGGGGACGACGGGCGACATCTGGCGATTGAAGCGCCGACCGGCGTCGGGAAAACCCTGTCATATCTCATTCCCGGTATTGCCATCGCGCGGGAAGAGGACAAAACGCTGGTGGTCAGCACCGCCAACGTGGCCCTTCAGGATCAGATTTTCAGTAAAGATTTGCCGCTGCTGCGCAAAATCATCCCCGACCTGCGCTTTACCGCCGCCTTTGGGCGCGGGCGCTACGTGTGCCCACGTAACCTGGCGGCGCTCGCCAGCAGCGAGCCGAATCAACAGGATCTGCTCGCGTTTCTTGATGACGAGCTGACGCCGAACAATAAGGCCGAGCAGGAGCAGTGTGCAAAACTCAAAGCCGAACTCGACGGCTATAAGTGGGACGGCCTGCGGGATCACACCAGCCAGGCCATCAGCGACGACTTATGGCGCAGGCTCAGCACCGACAAAGCCAGCTGTCTGAACCGCAACTGCCACTACTACCGCGAGTGCCCGTTCTTTGTCGCCCGGCGCGAAATTCAGGAGGCGGAGGTGGTTGTCGCCAACCACGCGCTGGTGATGGCCGCGCTGGAGAGTGAGGCGGTGCTACCGGAGCCCAAAAATCTGCTGCTGGTGCTCGACGAAGGCCACCATCTGCCCGACGTGGCTCGGGACGCGCTGGAGATGAGCGCCGAGATCACCGCGCCCTGGTTCCGCCTGCAGCTGGATCTGTTCTGCAAGTTGGTGGCAACCTGCATGGAGCAGTTCCGCCCGAAAACCACGCCGCCGCTGGCGGTGCCGGAACGGCTAAGCGAGCATTGTGAAGAGGTTTACGGCCTGATCTCCTCGCTCAATAACATCCTCAACCTTTATCTTCCCGCAGCCCAGGAGGCGGAACATCGCTTTGCGATGGGCGAACTGCCGGAAGAGGTGATGGAAATTTGTCAGCAGCTGGCAAAGCACCTTGAAAAGCTGCGCGGGCTGGCGGAGATGTTCTTAAACGATCTGAGCGAGAAAACCGGCACGCATGACGTGGTGCGTCTGCACCGTATTCTGCTACAGATGAACCGCGCGCTGGGCATGTTCGAAGCGCAGAGCAAACTCTGGCGGCTGGCCTCAATGGCGCAGGCATCAGGCGCGCCGGTCACCAAATGGGCCACCCGCGACGTGCGGGACGGGCAGGTGCATCTCTTCTTCCACTGCGTGGGCATCCGCGTGGCCGATCAGCTGGAAAAGCTGATCTGGCGCAGCGTGCCGCACGTGGTGGTGACCTCTGCCACGCTGCGTTCTTTGAACAGTTTTTCTCGTTTGCAGGAGATGAGCGGGCTTAAAGAAAAAGCGGGTGACCGCTTTGTGGCGCTGGACTCGCCGTTTAACCACTGCGAGCAGGGCAAGCTGGTCATTCCGCGCATGACGTTTGAGCCGCTGATCGACAACGAAGAACAGCACATTGCGGAAATGGCGGCCTATTTCCGCGAACAGGT comes from Enterobacter kobei and encodes:
- a CDS encoding ABC transporter permease, with protein sequence MFHRLWTLIRKELQSLLREPQTRAILVLPVLIQVLLFPFAATLEVTNATIAIYNEDNGKHSVELTQRFARAKAFTHILLLKSPQEIQPTIDTQKALLLVRFPADFSRNLDTFQTAPMQLILDGRNSNSAQIAANYLQQVVKNYQQELMDGKPKPNNSELVVRNWYNPNLDYKWFVVPSLIAMITTIGVMIVTSLSVAREREQGTLDQLLVSPLATWQIFVGKAVPALIVATFQATIVLGVGIWAYQIPFAGSLALFYFTMVIYGLSLVGFGLLISALCSTQQQAFIGVFVFMMPAILLSGYVSPVENMPVWLQDITWINPIRHFTDITKQIYLKDASLDIVWGSLWPLLVIAATTGSVAYAMFRRNIA
- a CDS encoding ATP-binding cassette domain-containing protein, which codes for MNDAVIQLNNLVKRFAGMDKPAVAPLNCTIQKGYVTGLVGPDGAGKTTLMRMLAGLLKPDEGTASVLGLDPIKDDGALHAMLGYMPQKFGLYEDLTVMENLNLYADLRSVTGETRQKTFARLLEFTSLGPFTDRLAGKLSGGMKQKLGLACTLVGEPKVLLLDEPGVGVDPISRRELWQMVHELAGDGMLILWSTSYLDEAEQCRDVLLMNEGELLYQGEPTTLTQSMAGRSFLLHSPQESNRRLLQRVLKLPQVSDGMIQGRSVRVILKKEATVEDIRRAPGMPEIEMAETAPRFEDAFIDLLGGAGTSESPLGAILHTVEGTPGETVIEAKSLTKKFGDFAATDNVNFAVKRGEIFGLLGPNGAGKSTTFKMMCGLLVPTSGKALVLDMDLKVSSGKARQHLGYMAQKFSLYGNLTVEQNLRFFSGVYGLRGRAQNEKIRRMSDAFGLTNIASHATDELPLGFKQRLALACSLMHEPDILFLDEPTSGVDPLTRREFWLHINSMVEKGVTVMVTTHFMDEAEYCDRIGLVYRGKLIAHGTPDDLKNQAADDAVPDPTMEQAFITLIHDWDKENAHAQ
- the dinG gene encoding ATP-dependent DNA helicase DinG, with the protein product MALTAALKAQIGAWYKALQQQIPDFIPRAPQRQMIADVAKTLAGDDGRHLAIEAPTGVGKTLSYLIPGIAIAREEDKTLVVSTANVALQDQIFSKDLPLLRKIIPDLRFTAAFGRGRYVCPRNLAALASSEPNQQDLLAFLDDELTPNNKAEQEQCAKLKAELDGYKWDGLRDHTSQAISDDLWRRLSTDKASCLNRNCHYYRECPFFVARREIQEAEVVVANHALVMAALESEAVLPEPKNLLLVLDEGHHLPDVARDALEMSAEITAPWFRLQLDLFCKLVATCMEQFRPKTTPPLAVPERLSEHCEEVYGLISSLNNILNLYLPAAQEAEHRFAMGELPEEVMEICQQLAKHLEKLRGLAEMFLNDLSEKTGTHDVVRLHRILLQMNRALGMFEAQSKLWRLASMAQASGAPVTKWATRDVRDGQVHLFFHCVGIRVADQLEKLIWRSVPHVVVTSATLRSLNSFSRLQEMSGLKEKAGDRFVALDSPFNHCEQGKLVIPRMTFEPLIDNEEQHIAEMAAYFREQVESKKYPGMLVLFASGRAMQRFLEHVTDLRLLLLVQGDQPRYRLVETHRKRIDNGERSVLVGLQSFAEGLDLKGDYLTQVHIHKIAFPPIDSPVVITEGEWLKSLNRYPFEVQSLPAASFNLIQQVGRLIRSHGCWGEVVIYDKRLLTKNYGQRLLNALPVFPIEQPSVPEIKKRPAKQAAGRRKSIRAKGRGPTGK
- a CDS encoding YbhQ family protein — protein: MKWQQRVRVATGLSCWQIMLHLLVVAVLVMGWMSGTLVRVGLGLCVLYGVTVLSMLFLQRHHEARWREVGDVLEELTTTWYFGAAMIVLWLLSRVLQNNLLLALAGLAILAGPAVVSLLTKEKKLRNVASKHRVRH
- the rhlE gene encoding ATP-dependent RNA helicase RhlE, with product MSFDSLGLNPEILRAIAEQGYVEPTPIQQQAIPAVLQGRDLMASAQTGTGKTAGFTLPLLELLVKNQPHAKGRRPVRALILTPTRELAAQIGENVRDYSRYLNIRSLVVFGGVSINPQMMKLRGGVDVLVATPGRLLDLEHQNAVKLDQIEILVLDEADRMLDMGFIHDIRRVLAKLPARRQNLLFSATFSDEIKALAEKLLHNPLEVEVARRNTASEQVTQHVHFVDKKRKRELLSQMIGQGNWQQVLVFTRTKHGANHLAEQLNKDGIRSAAIHGNKSQGARTRALADFKSGDIRVLVATDIAARGLDIEELPHVVNYELPNVPEDYVHRIGRTGRAAATGEALSLVCVDEHKLLRDIERLLKKEIPRIETPGYEVDPSIKAEPIQNGRQGGGGRGQQPRRAEGGAPKSSGKPPRRNNDSKPAGESPWRSGEGKPAGEGQRRRRPRKPANPQ
- the hlyD gene encoding secretion protein HlyD, with the translated sequence MKKPVAIILVVVVLLAAGVGGWLWYQSHQDRGLTLYGNVDIRTVNMSFRVGGRLASLSVDEGDAIKRGQTLGMLDKAPYENALMQAKAGVSVAQAQYDLMLAGYRDEEIAQAAAAVKQAKAAYDYAQNFYNRQQGLWKSRTISANDLENARSSRDQAQATLKSAQDKLSQYTTGNRPQDIAQAKASLEQAQAQLAQAELDLHDTTLIAPSDGTLMTRAVEPGSMLSAGSTVLTLSLTRPVWVRAYIDEPNLGQMQPGRELLLYTDGRPDKPYHGKVGFVSPTAEFTPKTVETPDLRTDLVYRLRIIVTDADDALRQGMPVTVKVNNGERHE
- the cecR gene encoding transcriptional regulator CecR — translated: MNTTPTTTKGEQAKSQLIAAALAQFGEYGLHATTRDIAAQAGQNIAAITYYFGSKEDLYLACAQWIADFIGTHFRPHVEEASELLSQPTPDRDAIRRLILNACHNMIRLLTHDDTLNLSKFISREQLSPTTAYQLVHDQVIAPMHTHLTHLIAAYTGRDASDTVTILHTHALLGEILAFRLGRETILLRTGWTQFDEDKAAQISQVITCHLDLILQGLTQRSLKS
- a CDS encoding ABC transporter permease → MRSNALSWRRVRALCIKETRQIVRDPSSWLIAVVIPLLLLFIFGYGINLDSSKLRVGILLEQQSEEALDFTHAMTGSPYIDATISDNRQALIQKMQAGKIRGLVVIPVDFAANMARANADAPIQVITDGSEPNTANFVQGYVEGIWQLWQMQRAEDRGETFEPLIDVQTRYWFNPAAISQHFIIPGAVTIIMTVIGAILTSLVIAREWERGTMEALLSTEVTRVELLLCKLIPYYFLGMLAMLLCMLVAVFILGVPYRGSLVVLFFITSLFLLSTLGMGLLISTITRNQFNAAQVALNAAFLPSIMLSGFIFQIDSMPAVIRAVTYIIPARYFVSTLQSLFLAGNIPVVLIINTLFLMASAVMFIGLTWLKTKRRLD